The following is a genomic window from Terriglobales bacterium.
ACTTGGGAGAATTCTGCACGTTAATGCACGGAATGAACAAGAAGAAAGGCCAGCGGTAAACCCGCTGACCGTTACGATTCAGTAAGATGAGGTTGGTTGCGGGGGGTGGATTTGAACCACCGACCTTTGGGTTATGAGCCCAACGAGCTACCAGACTGCTCCACCCCGCACAGTCATACTATCAACGAGGATGGGGACGGTCAATCGCATGGCCATGCTGCTGCGCCTGCGCCGCCATCCCGAACTCGGCGAGCGCCTACTCTTCGGCACCGACTACCCGCTGCCGGTCTTTTCCTGGGCTTGTTGGGGACGGATAGGGCTGGGCCGGCTGTGGGAAATCGCTCGCACCACCAACCCCTTCGATCGGCAGTACCTGATCTGCGAGCGCCTCGGCCTGCGCTTCGGCTCCTTCGACACCCTGTCACAGAAGATGCAGCAGCCCGCGAGCTGACTGGCTAGCGCACCGCCGCGAAGCTCTCATCCAGCAGGCGGATGGCTTCGTCCACGTCGCTCTTCGCGATGTTCAGCGCCGGCGACATGCGGACGACGTTCCCGTACATCCCGCCCTTGCCGATCAACAGGCCGCGCTTGCGCGCTTCTTCCAGCAGGGAATTGGTTGCGGCGGCGGCCGGCTCCTTGCTCTTGCGGTCGGTCACCAGCTCCAGCGCCTGCATTAGCCCCATGCCGCGCACGTCGCCGATCAGCGGATACTTCTGCTGCAACTCCTCCAGCTTCTGCCGGAAGTAGCCGCCGACCACCGCGGCGTTCGTCCTCAGGTCGTCTTCCTCGATCACGTCAATCACGGCGCGCGCCGCGGTGGCGGTCACCGGATTCCCTCCGAAAGTGGAGATGGTCAGTCCCTGGAATGAGTCGGCGATCTCCGGGCGCGCGATGGTCAGCCCGATGGGCTGGCCGTTGCCCAGGCCCTTGGCCGCGGTGATGATGTCCGGCTCCACCTCCCAGTGCTCGATGCCGAACCACTTGTGCCCGGTGCGTCCCCAGGCGGTCTGCACTTCGTCGGCGATGAAGTCGCCGCCGTACTGCTTCACGATGTTGAAGGCCAGCTTGAAGTACTCCTTGGGCGGCGTGATGAAGCCGCCCACGCCCTGGATGGGCTCGGCCAGCAGGCCGGCGATGCGCCCCGAGGTCGAGGTCTGGATGACCTGCTCGATGTCCTGGGCGCAGGCCACGCCGCAATCGGGATACGTCATCCCCAGCGGGCAGCGGTAGCAGTAGGGATTCATCACGTGCACGATGCCCACCTCGATGGTGGCGCGCCGCCAGGTATTGATCCCGGTCAGCCCGCGCGCCAGCGACGAACGCCCGCTGTAGCCGTGCC
Proteins encoded in this region:
- a CDS encoding aspartate aminotransferase family protein, with amino-acid sequence MTNQELARKQKEYVFPCVNTYFKEPVAMDHGSMQHIWDVEGKQYLDFFGGIVTISVGHANPRVTAKVKAQVDKLQHVSTCFLTEPMVTLAEKLATLTPGKRLTKSFFSNSGTEANETAVQTARMHTGNFEILALRHGYSGRSSLARGLTGINTWRRATIEVGIVHVMNPYCYRCPLGMTYPDCGVACAQDIEQVIQTSTSGRIAGLLAEPIQGVGGFITPPKEYFKLAFNIVKQYGGDFIADEVQTAWGRTGHKWFGIEHWEVEPDIITAAKGLGNGQPIGLTIARPEIADSFQGLTISTFGGNPVTATAARAVIDVIEEDDLRTNAAVVGGYFRQKLEELQQKYPLIGDVRGMGLMQALELVTDRKSKEPAAAATNSLLEEARKRGLLIGKGGMYGNVVRMSPALNIAKSDVDEAIRLLDESFAAVR